Proteins encoded in a region of the Phycisphaerae bacterium genome:
- a CDS encoding site-specific DNA-methyltransferase, giving the protein MRGLPDGVFDALITDPPYSSGGQFRSDRSQSVAVKYVQTDSVQTCRTDFTGDNRDQRAFLVWCTMWLSEALRLTRPGGICAIFTDWRQLPTMTDAIQCGGWVWRNIVTWWKPGIRMQRGRFSSSAEYLVYGSRGVPTPGEDSPQNVLQCAPVAGSEKEHIAQKPVKLLEDILGVVPAGGLVLDPFCGSGTTLEAARNRGLRYVGIEIDPINCQIARKRIAAEKQGLTVAEMERGQMTLL; this is encoded by the coding sequence ATGCGGGGGTTGCCGGATGGTGTATTTGATGCCCTCATCACCGATCCGCCGTATTCCAGCGGAGGCCAGTTTCGGAGTGATAGATCCCAATCGGTTGCAGTCAAGTACGTGCAAACCGACTCAGTGCAGACGTGCCGCACGGACTTCACGGGAGACAATAGGGACCAGCGGGCGTTCTTGGTATGGTGCACGATGTGGCTCAGTGAGGCACTTCGGTTAACGCGACCGGGCGGCATTTGTGCAATCTTTACGGACTGGCGGCAACTCCCAACGATGACAGACGCCATACAGTGCGGCGGCTGGGTGTGGAGGAATATCGTAACGTGGTGGAAACCGGGCATTCGAATGCAACGGGGGCGGTTCAGTTCGTCTGCGGAATATCTCGTCTACGGCTCTCGTGGCGTGCCTACACCCGGCGAAGACTCTCCGCAAAACGTCCTGCAGTGCGCACCTGTGGCCGGTAGCGAAAAAGAGCACATTGCACAGAAGCCGGTCAAGTTGCTGGAAGACATTCTAGGCGTGGTCCCTGCAGGTGGCCTTGTATTGGACCCGTTCTGCGGCTCAGGAACCACGCTGGAAGCGGCCCGCAATCGGGGCCTGCGATACGTGGGGATCGAGATAGACCCAATCAACTGCCAAATCGCCCGCAAGCGCATCGCCGCAGAAAAACAGGGCTTGACCGTGGCTGAGATGGAACGGGGGCAAATGACACTGCTATGA